The following DNA comes from Ricinus communis isolate WT05 ecotype wild-type chromosome 10, ASM1957865v1, whole genome shotgun sequence.
GAAGTTACAGCACCAGCATTAATTGATCCATTTCTAGCAGGGTCATGAGTATGAGGAGCTGTAGTCTGATAAGTTGAATGGGCAGGTAATCCAATTTCATTCTGATTTTCAACTCTGCCTTCAGAACcttcatttctttcattaacgGAATTATTCCACAATGGATTGTTTGTATCTTGATTATTGCCATCACATACAGGTCCAGGCCCTTGTGTTCCTGACGAGTTGCGTTTAAGAGGTTGAGGCTTTGAATGGTTGTGTTCACCTTTATAGACAATTTCAGCAATCCGTCCATCCAATGATCTTTCAACCTTCTTTTTCACTGGACAATTCGGGTGGGTGCATTTGTAGTAACTACGCGGATACTCGCTTCCTTTAACTTGTTTTTGCCCATATTTTCTCCAGTTATAACCATCATAAGAAGGACGATCCACATTAGCTGCAGCAGATAAGGATTTCAGATCATCCTCCTGGTTCTGAGATGATAACCTTGAGAGTTCAGTTGTCTGGTCAGTTTGTGCTTGAGATGGAAAATTCTGGTGAAGATGTGATGAAAAATTGTGTTGTTCTTGGTTTGGATTTTGAACTGGAGTTTCAACTGAAATTAGTCTTTGCTGTTGATAATTATCATTGAAGTTTCCCTGGTcagaaagaaaacaatattGTTGCAATTTAGTTTCTAATTGTAATTTACATGTATTCCATAAGAAACTAACCAGCTCTCACTAGACCACCTAcagcaataaaattaaaagaaaaaaaaaagaaaaaaagaggagaAGAAAGAATAGGATAAGATATAGCTGCTGACCATATTTGCCAAAAGAGAAACAGTTGCCTTTGACACAAGCTTGGCCTGTGGTTTATATATGACAGTGGGCTTACAATCTGCTTTCAAAACTTTATCAGATGAATTGCAAAGTGCTGTTCCCGAGAGGTCAGCCTGAAATTATCAAAAACCACAAAAATCAGGGGGAAGAACTTTGAAGAAGGGGAAGGGAAGTTTAGAGGAACTAAGTTGGTTACCTGGGAAGAAATGGATACAGCTGGAGCGCAATTAATCATTGGCTTGAACCTCACTGTCTTTGGTCTAATGGCAGCAACTGTTGTTTCAGAACATACGTTAGGAGGTGAACCATTTATTGCACCAGCCAGGAGCTCTGAGAAAGACCTAAAATTGGAGCAAGTAGGCCTTGAAGCTACTGGCTTAGCTATAACCACTCTCTCTGCTTCATTGATTTCCATTTTCCAAAAATTATCTGGAATGTCAATATAGTTTCATTGGTGACTGATTTGCTAATGCAAAATGTAAGGGGAACTTGGAATCCCAATTTTCTTGCACCCTTGTTTCCTTTTGTTAACTGAATGCCAAAAGAATATAATCAAGCTTTAGAGAGGGAAAACTTGGAAGACAAGGATGATCAGAAATGCTAGGAAATTGTTCTCCTCGGAGTTGGGTTCAGAAGTCCAAGGATCAAAATAACCCTTTCAAGCCTGCATTATACAGCGATTATCTCCATAGTTAATACAAAGCAGAGATTAAATGTCAAGCATAAGCAAGAGTAGGGGTTCGTAAAGAACAACACTAAGCCTTCTGCAGCAGCATACATTTATTagtaacaaaataacccccaACTTTTGGTTATctataagataaaaatttagCTAGATGTTAGAATATAGGAAGAAGAAATCAAATGATGATCAATACTCTATCTGCAAAATCTTCGCCTATATGCAAAGAACTGTAATGATGGTCAAAAGCGAAAGCAAACAACGAAACCTGCCAgcaattaattaagaaatatcaaattaagtTCTCTAACTACGCATAGTGGACTTTCTTAACCTCTCCTACTCTAATCTTTTTATTGCAATAGTATGAGTAAAAAGTCAAATAAACACAAACAATCTCTTCCCATTGTGAATTCCTTTCAGATTGGGAGAAAAAACAGTTGAATCATTTTCTTGATGAAGTATTCAGCTTTTCCAACCAAAAACAGATTAACAGgtaaaattatgaaatgatTTGCACCACCCACTTCTTGAAATCTAGCTTATTTGTCTTAAGCTTCAACTAGTAAGCCTTGcctgaaaagattaaaaaattataataatttgcaACTTAATATGCCAACACATCATTGTAATTACTACCGGGCATTGCAGAAAACCTCATTATGTGAGAACCAACAGAAGTCCAACCAACACTACtctcaaagaaaagaaaaaatggtcTAACTAAGAATCTCTGAAAACCCCTCTGCATTCTCAGAAAGCTTTGAGTGAACTCGAGAAAGTGCGTCACTAAATCCATTCTCACCATCAAATACATACAAAAGAATAATCTGTAAGTTCAAGTTCTGCAATACCTTCCCAATTATTGCTGCACAAGGAATCAAACTACAGTTCCCTACCCCACTCACCACTAGCACACATCACGAGGTGATGCATGTCTCCTCCCTACTCTTACCAAGCAGAGAAGTTCTAAACTAGATTTTTAATCTGGagcaaaacagaaaaaaattcaacaaccaacaaagaaaaaagaaaaagaaataggtAAAGTAGTTGGGATTATCCATAAAAATCACACGGGTAGTGTGAAAAAATAgtgaaggaaaaggaaaaaattgattaaaaattgagaaggtaatcataaaataaaacattaaaacCCTAGAAACAGTATAGCAACTGGCAAGTACATAAGCAAACGGAGTTAAT
Coding sequences within:
- the LOC8283841 gene encoding WRKY transcription factor 44, with protein sequence MEINEAERVVIAKPVASRPTCSNFRSFSELLAGAINGSPPNVCSETTVAAIRPKTVRFKPMINCAPAVSISSQADLSGTALCNSSDKVLKADCKPTVIYKPQAKLVSKATVSLLANMGNFNDNYQQQRLISVETPVQNPNQEQHNFSSHLHQNFPSQAQTDQTTELSRLSSQNQEDDLKSLSAAANVDRPSYDGYNWRKYGQKQVKGSEYPRSYYKCTHPNCPVKKKVERSLDGRIAEIVYKGEHNHSKPQPLKRNSSGTQGPGPVCDGNNQDTNNPLWNNSVNERNEGSEGRVENQNEIGLPAHSTYQTTAPHTHDPARNGSINAGAVTSDNSCGLSGECEEGSKGLEGGEDEPRSKRRKSDNQSNEAGISAEGRQEPHLVVQSSTETEIVGDGFRWRKYGQKVVKGNPYPRSYYRCTGLKCNVRKYVERVSDDPGAFITTYEGKHNHEMPLRGSNSAAQESNSQAPSGRSKP